From the Leptospira congkakensis genome, the window GATACTCCTGAGCCCTCTAATACTTTGACTGTTTCTAAATAATTTAAGGAATTAGAATCCCAACCAAGGCGAATCTTTGCAGTGACGGGCAGGCCAGTTTTTTTTCGAATCCCTTCAATCATCGCACCAGCCAAACGAACATTTCGTAAAAGCCCTGCCCCTGATCCGTGGTGTGAAACTTTTGCCACAGAACATCCCATATTCAAATCAATCACATCTGGTTTTTTAGAAGCTGCAATTTCCGAAGCATTGACTACTGTTTCTAAATCTGATCCAAAGATTTGAAAAAAAATCGGTCGTTCTGTTTCTAAATAACGAAACATATCCAACGACTTTGTATTTCCCATTAGCAGTTGTTCTGTGGAGACAAATTCCGTGTAAGCAAAAGCCGAACCAAATCTTCTTGTGATTTGCCTGTAAGGACTATCAGAAATACCAGCCATCGGAGAAAGAACAACATCACCTTTGATTGTTACTCCCCCGATGGTAATCATAATTCCTCTTTATTCCGACTCGGATTCTGAATCTCTAACGACGGCAAAGTCTTTTACAAAGTCATCATCTTTGGTATTCACAACTTTGACACCCATAGCAGAACGACCCACCATTGAGATTGTTTTGACTTCTACACGAATCGCCATTCCAGATTGTGTGATGACGAGTAGTTCATCTTCTTCTTTTACAGAAGCAATTCCAACAGCCCGTCCATTTTTTTCACCAATCTTTAAGTAGGTCATCCCTTTGCCACCACGACCTTTAGTAGAGAACTCTTCAAAATCAGTTCTCTTTCCAAATCCGTTTTCGGATACGCAGAATAAATTAGTTCCCGGTTCTACTTTTGTAATCCCTGCAATGGCATCATCGTCTTCTAACTTCATGGCTGTCACACCGGAAGCTGTTCTACCTTGCGAACGAAGTTCATTCAAATTCATTCGAATTGCGAGACCATTTTTACTTCCGATAAACACATCAAAGTTGTTTGGATTGGCAATCACATCAATTAGTTCATCACCGTCACGAAGGCCAATGGCAATGATTCCCGATTTTTTGGTATTTGTGAATTCATCTAATTGGATTTTTTTCACAAATCCTTCTCTTGTCACCATAAGAAGATACGACTCGTCGAAGTTTCGGAATGTAAATAATGAAGTAATGATTTCATCATCATTTAAGTTGATCACTGCTTTCAGTGATTTACCACGTGCTTCTTTTGTAGCAATCGGTAACTCATAAACTTTCATAAGGAAGGCTCTTCCTTTATTCGAGAAAAGCATCAAGTTATCGTGAGTCATAGCACTACTTAGTTTTTTAACAAAGTCTTCCCTTTTCGTAGAGATCCCTTGAACACCCTTTCCACCTCGTTTTTGGCGTCGGAATGTATCCATAGGAAGACGTTTGATAAACATATCTTCTGAAAGTTGGACAACCACTTCTTCATCAGCAATCAAATCTTCTGCGTTGAATGTTGAGGATTCCAAAGACTCTAAACTAATTTCTGTAGCACGAGTGTTTCCAAAAGATTGAGCAACTTTCCCAAGTTCTTCACAAATGATCGATTTCACTCGTTCTGGTTTTGCAAGAATGTCTTCTAAGTCAGCAATGAGAAGTCGCACTTGTTCTAGTTCTTCGATAATCTTTTGAACTTCTAAGGAAGTTAAACGTTGTAAACGCATTTCCAAAATGGCATCCGCTTGGATTTCAGAAAGAGAAAAGGTAGCCATGAGGGAACCTTGGGCTTCTTTTACATCTTTCGAAGCACGAATGATACGAATCACTTCATCGATGTTATCAAGTGCAATGCGAAGCCCTTCTAAAATATGGGCTCTTTTGAGTGCTTTGTCTAAATCAAATTCAGTTCGTTTGATAACGACTTCATTTCTATGATCCGCATATGATTTAAGAATTTCTTTGAGAGAAAAGATTTTTGGACGATTGTTTAGAATCGCAAGCATCGTAATTCCATAACTCACTTGTAATTGAGTGAGTTTGAAAAGTTGGTTTAGAATTACTTGTGCGTTCGCATCCTTTTTGATATGGATCTCAACACGAATTCCTTTCCGATCGGAAAGGTCTAGAATTTCAGAGATCCCTTCAATGATCTTTTCATTTACCAAATCCCCGATTTTTTCGAGTAAGTTCTTTTTGTTTACTTGGTAAGGAATTTCATTCACAACAATGATCTCGCGACCTTTGTTATTTTCAATGATATCCACTTTCGAACGAATGCGAATCGAACCTTTTCCTGTTGCGTATGCTTGGTAGAGACCTTCTCCACCAATAATGGTTCCACCTGTAGGAAAATCCGGACCTGGTATAATCTTCATCAGTTCTGGAAGTGTGATGTCAGGATTTTGAATGAGGGCAATGACCGCATTCACCGATTCTTTTAGGTTATGCGGAGGGATGTTTGTTGCCATACCCACGGCAATTCCCGTAGAACCATTCACCAAAATATTTGGAAAATTAGCTGGTAATACGTCAGGTTGTTGTCTCGTATCATCAAAGTTTGGCGAAAAACTTACGGTGTTCTTTTCGATATCTCTAAGAAGTTCTTCTGCAAGTTTTGTGAGTTTTGCTTCCGTATAACGATAGGCCGCCGCGTTGTCTCCGTCGACAGATCCAAAGTTACCTTGACCATCAATCAGAGTTTCCCGCATGGAAAAAGTTTGGGCCATCCGAACCATGGTTTCATAAACAGGAGCGTCACCATGCGGGTGATAGTTACCAATCACTTCTCCAACAATTTTTGCCGATTTCACATAAGGACGATCCGATCTCCATGCTCTTTCATTCATCGCATGAAGAACACGTCTATGAACTGGTTTTAATCCATCTCTAACATCAGGTAATGCTCGACCTACAATTACACTCATCGCATAATCAAGGTAAGCTTCTTTCATCTGATCTTCGATTTCCACCGGAATGACTCTTACACCTGCTTTGAGAGCACCGGCTACGTCTGGTCTACCGGAAAGATTCAGTGCTAAGGTTTTGTTTGATTCGTTTTCTTGGCCGTTTTGTTCGGTCATTTTTCTATCCTAATTCCGATTAAAGATCTAAATTTGCAACTTTGTATGAATTCGCTTCAATGAAACGACGACGAGGAGAAACTTCATCACCCATAAGGATATTGAATGTATCTTCTGCTTCTACAAAATCTTGTAACTTTACTTGTAACATAACGCGTTCTTTTGGATCCATTGTGGTGTCCCAAAGTTGTTCCGGATTCATCTCCCCGAGTCCTTTGTATCGTTGGATGGTTACTTTGTCATTTGGTCTTGCTTTTAGGATTTCATCCTTTTCTCGATCCGAATAAACATAAACCGCTTCGCGACCAAACTTCAAAAGATACAACGGAGGTTGTGCAACAAAGAGCGAACCCGTTTCAATAATGGGTTTCATATACCTAAAGAAAAAAGTAAGTAGCAGTGTTCGGATATGTGATCCATCCACATCGGCATCTGTCATGATGATGATTTTTTTATAACGAAGTTTATCGATATTAAACTCGTCATCACCAATTCCTGTTCCCATAACAGTGATTAAAGTTCGAATTTCATCATTGGATAAAATTTTATCCAAACGTGCTTTTTCGACGTTTAGAATTTTACCTTTCAATGGAAGAATAGCTTGGGTATTTCTATCCCGACCTTGTTTTGCCGATCCACCTGCCGAGTCCCCCTCGACAAGATACAACTCACAATGTTCTGGATCTTTTTCGGAACAGTCTGCGAGTTTACCAGGAAGGCCACCACCTTCTAATACAGTTTTCCTTCTTGTTAAATCACGTGCTCTTCTCGCTGCTTCTCTTGCTTTGGAAGCTAAAATACATTTCTCTAAAATCTTTTTAATGACAGCTGGATTTTCTTCAAAGAAACGATTGAGGCCTTCTCCCGTGATGGTTTGCATAAGACCTTTCACTTCTGCATTCACTAACTTTTCTTTTGTTTGTGAGTTGAACTGTGGTTGTGGAATTTTAATCGATATCACAGCACAAAGGCCTTCTTTGATATCATCCCCTTGTAAACCATTGGGTTGTTTTTT encodes:
- the gyrA gene encoding DNA gyrase subunit A, which codes for MTEQNGQENESNKTLALNLSGRPDVAGALKAGVRVIPVEIEDQMKEAYLDYAMSVIVGRALPDVRDGLKPVHRRVLHAMNERAWRSDRPYVKSAKIVGEVIGNYHPHGDAPVYETMVRMAQTFSMRETLIDGQGNFGSVDGDNAAAYRYTEAKLTKLAEELLRDIEKNTVSFSPNFDDTRQQPDVLPANFPNILVNGSTGIAVGMATNIPPHNLKESVNAVIALIQNPDITLPELMKIIPGPDFPTGGTIIGGEGLYQAYATGKGSIRIRSKVDIIENNKGREIIVVNEIPYQVNKKNLLEKIGDLVNEKIIEGISEILDLSDRKGIRVEIHIKKDANAQVILNQLFKLTQLQVSYGITMLAILNNRPKIFSLKEILKSYADHRNEVVIKRTEFDLDKALKRAHILEGLRIALDNIDEVIRIIRASKDVKEAQGSLMATFSLSEIQADAILEMRLQRLTSLEVQKIIEELEQVRLLIADLEDILAKPERVKSIICEELGKVAQSFGNTRATEISLESLESSTFNAEDLIADEEVVVQLSEDMFIKRLPMDTFRRQKRGGKGVQGISTKREDFVKKLSSAMTHDNLMLFSNKGRAFLMKVYELPIATKEARGKSLKAVINLNDDEIITSLFTFRNFDESYLLMVTREGFVKKIQLDEFTNTKKSGIIAIGLRDGDELIDVIANPNNFDVFIGSKNGLAIRMNLNELRSQGRTASGVTAMKLEDDDAIAGITKVEPGTNLFCVSENGFGKRTDFEEFSTKGRGGKGMTYLKIGEKNGRAVGIASVKEEDELLVITQSGMAIRVEVKTISMVGRSAMGVKVVNTKDDDFVKDFAVVRDSESESE
- the gyrB gene encoding DNA topoisomerase (ATP-hydrolyzing) subunit B — translated: MSNQTDPNAYSASKIKILEGLEAVRKRPGMYIGTQDESGLHKMVYEVVDNSVDEAMAGHCTEIDVRILPDHIIEVRDNGRGIPTGIHPDKGKSTIEVVLTILHAGGKFENDAYKVSGGLHGVGVSVVNALSTYLEVEVHQDGKLHYQKYQAGVPIEDVKIIGDTTHRGTVVRFKADDTIFTTVDFSFDTLSARFREIAFLNKGLLIRIEDQRKEEVAKHEFKFDGGIVSFVEYITDAKHPLHKVLHFVGEKENVWAEIALQYCDTYSENIFCFTNAINNNLGGTHLEGFRTALTRTLNDHLKKDQILFKKQPNGLQGDDIKEGLCAVISIKIPQPQFNSQTKEKLVNAEVKGLMQTITGEGLNRFFEENPAVIKKILEKCILASKAREAARRARDLTRRKTVLEGGGLPGKLADCSEKDPEHCELYLVEGDSAGGSAKQGRDRNTQAILPLKGKILNVEKARLDKILSNDEIRTLITVMGTGIGDDEFNIDKLRYKKIIIMTDADVDGSHIRTLLLTFFFRYMKPIIETGSLFVAQPPLYLLKFGREAVYVYSDREKDEILKARPNDKVTIQRYKGLGEMNPEQLWDTTMDPKERVMLQVKLQDFVEAEDTFNILMGDEVSPRRRFIEANSYKVANLDL